In the genome of Candidatus Eremiobacteraceae bacterium, one region contains:
- the rplW gene encoding 50S ribosomal protein L23, which yields MIRPVVTEKSVVQTAASQYTFQVSSEATKHHIRTAIEGLFKVKVLRVNTVSVHGKRKRDMRKRTARPTVQRPDWKKAVVTLREGDKIELGGVNYFES from the coding sequence GTGATCCGGCCGGTGGTCACGGAGAAATCCGTCGTCCAAACGGCTGCATCGCAGTACACATTCCAGGTGAGTTCCGAGGCCACCAAACACCACATCAGAACGGCGATCGAAGGATTGTTCAAGGTCAAGGTGCTGCGCGTCAACACCGTGAGCGTGCACGGCAAGCGCAAGCGCGACATGCGCAAGCGCACCGCACGCCCCACCGTGCAGCGTCCGGACTGGAAAAAAGCGGTCGTCACGTTGCGCGAGGGCGACAAGATCGAACTCGGCGGCGTCAACTACTTCGAGTCGTAG